ATTGCTGTGCCTGCTGCCATAGGGAATCACCCAGGGGAAAAGATTATCGTTTGAAGAATCGTTTGTCGATCAGCTTGGTTGATGGTCGAGCAATTTTCGCGCCAACTATCAGGTCAGGATGGCGTTCGGGCAGGTTTCAGTGACGACAGCGGCAACCACACTGCTCAGTTCGCCACCGCGTCTTTGGCGGTCCGCGCCCGTTCCGTTGCTGATCAACTCATTCGCGAACGCTTCGACCGGGCGAGATTCGCCAGTCGCGTCCAAGGCGGGTTGCAACGCAGTCATCAAACGATCGAGTAGCTCAGAAGCACCGATCATCTCGCACGAAACTGGGTCAACGAGTTTGTCGTTCATTCCGTATCGAGCCGCATGCCAGATCGCATAGGACAGAACCGCAGGACGAATCGGCTTGATCGGTTTCGATTGCTCTTCTTCCGCGACGGCTAGCATGACGATCGCGCGAATCAAACCGACGTAGCCGACTGTTTCTTCGACTTTGGTCATCACGTCAGCGGCACGGAACTCGATCGTTGGGACCCGAGTGGGCAGCCGGATGTCCCAATACAAAAAGCTCTCGTCCTTGATCGCACCGCAAGCGACCAGGTCGTCGACGCACCGTTGATAGTCCGCGAGCGAATCGAAGTGTGCGGGCGGACCAGCCATAGGCCACTGGGCCCAGAGTTCTCGGCGGTAACTTGCGTATCCAGTATCGACGCCATTCCAAAAAGGCGAGTTGGCAGTGATCGCCTGCAGGATCGGAAGCCAGCGTCGGCAGCGATTCATCACTTGAATTCCAAGTTCACGATCTTCCATGGCAACGTGAACATGACAACCGAAGATGAACAAATCACGCGCAATCTGCTGGTAGCGATCCGTCATCGCTTGATAGCGATCTTTTGGCGTCAGAGCGTCATCGGTAGGAACCGGCAACGGATTCGTGCCCGCGGAGGCGAGTTCAGACTCGTTGGACCGCGCCGCGTCGATCAGCATTCGTCGCGTTTGGGTCAGAGCGTCACGAACCTCTTCCAGAGTGCTGCACACATCCGACGCCATTTCGATTTGATTCAGGTGAAGCTCGTGCTGAATTTCTGAATGGGCCTCTTTCGATCCGCCGTTACGCCGAATCGTCCGCATAACTTCCTTGCAGTTCGGTATCAGCGCACCACTGCGAGGATCAACGAGTTGGTATTCTTCTTCGACGCCGACGGTGGGAATGGTGAAAGACACGATTGATCTCCAATCAAACAAGGATCCGCCGATTGGACACCGGGTCGGACAAACAGAAGTGAGAAGTGAACGAGGCGACGAGAATCTCAAGTGGCCGGGGTGGGCGGACCATCCTGGATCGCGGCGAGTGCCAACACACTTGCACCAATGGGCAGTGCGGACTCGTCGATATCGAACTTGGGCGTGTGCAAGGGTTCGCTACCGAGGTCAATGCCCGCGACGCCGAGACGGAACATCGCAGCGGGAACCTGCTGAGCCATGAAGGAAAAGTCTTCGGCGCCCATACTGGGTTGTGTGATGTCGCGAACGTTTGCTTCGCCTAGAATTTCGATGCCGGCTTTGCGAAGCCGGCGGGCAACACCCGCGTCGTTGATGACTGGTGGAGTGTGTTGGCCGAACTCCAAGTCAATTTTGCATGAATGGATTGACGCGATCGATCGGGAAATCTCCGCCATCATCTCTTTTGCTTTCTCAGCGCTTTCCGAAGAGAGCGTTCGAAGCGTTCCGCTAATCGAGGCGGAGGATGGAACCACGTTCGGCGCGTTTCCGGTGTGAAGGCTGCCGACGTTGATCACCACAGCATCTCGAGCATCGATTGCTCGAGGGACACGGCGATAGATGTCGGTGACCCACTGCGCAGCCGCACCGACCAAGTCACCCGTTAGGTGCGGTCGTGCTCCGTGGCCGCCTTGGCCGGACATTTCGACGGTGAACAGATCGCACCCGGCGGTGAACGCGCCTTCGCGAATTCCGATGGTACCGACCGGGCGCGTTGGGTCCACGTGCAAAGCGATCGCGGAATGGACGCCCTGCAACGCACCCGAACGAATCATGTGCAAGCCGCCGCGACTTGTCTCTTCGGCTGGTTGAAGAATGATGCGGCTGTTGACCGCCACGCCTTCACTAGCGAGTTCCGTCAAGATTGCGGCGGCCCCATATCCCATGGCGGCGTGTGCGTCGTGACCGCAGGCGTGCATAACCTGATCAGTGCCACTGGCGTAGTCGTGTTGCACGAGGGTTTGGATCGGCAACGCATCGATGTCAGCACGAATTGCGGTACGTCCCAGTTCGCGAGCTTCGCCGATGTCGACGAATAGACCTCGGTTGTCTTCCGCCAGCGTTGGTTCCAGTCCGAGGTCAGTGATGATCTCCGCCAGAAACTCCGTCGTGCGATATTCGTAACCGGACAACTCGGGGTAGCGATGGATGTACCGCCGAACCTCTCGAGTTTTGATCGCGTGTTTTCGTGACAACGACGCGATGCGGTCCTGCATATCTTCGGCGGTCATCATGATTCCGAACGCATCGATCGGTAAGCCGACGATGAGGCTCGGCGGGAAGCGATTCGTGCAGCACCGACGATGGCACCTGAAACTGCACCCCACAACAATGCCTCTCGCCATTCGACTTCGTGCGACGTCGGATTCTTGGGAGGGTCGCGTTTCAACGCGGCACGCCAGCCAAGTTCGATGCCCTGGCGGACCAGGAAAGTGCATCCGAGTGCGGCGGCAAACGCAATCGCGTTTTCTGCTTGGCCGATGCCTGAGTTGCGTCCGTCCGGTTCATCACTCAAAAAGTCGACGGCGCGATCTTTTAGATCTTCAAGTTGTTCTTGCATTGCAGTAGTTCCTTAAAACGAAGAGCAACCGACTCGGGTTGCTCTGGCGAATGATTGTGGCACTCGGTCGCGATCGATCGAGTTTGCGAGCGTTGCGACCGAGAGTCGCTTTGCCTACTACGGCTTGATCTTCCAGCCGATCATGACGCCCAATCCGAACGCCCAGCAGGCGGCGACATCGGGATGGTCTTTCGCATAAGCCTTGGCCAATCCGAACAGGTCTTGAGCCGGTTCCTTGACGTAGTGCTGAGCGGCGTCTCGGCCGAACTCCACGGCACCGTTGGCGACTCGGTCCGCTGTATCGCGAGCTTGATCGGACATGCCGTTTATGTTCGCGGTTTTGGATGATGTACCGGTAGTACTTTGATGGGTTGATGCTTCATTCATGACGATTACCTTTCAGTAAGGGGAGAGACTTGGTCGGGGGTGTAGTAGTGAGTTGGTTCGCGATGAGTTCGGAATGACTCGCGACGCATTTGATTGCGAGCGGAGGTCGATGGCGAAATCATGGTCGCCTTCAACCAGCGAACGTTCTCGGACAGTTCGGACTTCGTTTCAGCCATCGCGTCGGTAGCGGCCTGGATGGCCTTTGCCGCGATGAACATCAGCACGCCAACGATGACGAAAGTCGTGACAGCAAGAGTCACGAGTGCGCCGCCGGTCGAGAGTTCAGTCAGCTCATCGAGCAAAAATCCGAAGCCGATCAGCAAGACGGTCAAAGCGGATCCGGCCAGAGCAACCGCGATCGACGTGAAGATCGCAGCAGAGGTCAATTTTCGCTTTGCTGCTTGAGCGTCAACTGACAGCAGTTGCCATTGCAACTCGCATAAGTCGAGGACGTCCCGCAGGACTTTCTGGATGCTGGCGTTGTTTGGCATGTCGATCACGAGGGTCGGCGTTTAACGATCCAACCAAGAGCCACGCCAAAGACGCCGGCCGCAACAAGTGAGGCGGTCGGGTACTTGGCGACGGATTGGTTGATGAATTGCAGTTTGTTGGATGGCTTCTCATCCGCGTCGAATCTGCCTGCCTCGGAAAGAGGTTCGTCAAACTCGAGACGTCTGGGTGGTCGGGAATGTGCGGGAGCAATCATGTGGACGATCGGTTGGTCAGAATGCGATTGATTTGGTGAGCCGCCACGGTGCTGGCCTGCCGAATCGCGAGCGTCATCACGGTCCCGGCTATTCCTGCCATCAGTCCCTTCTTGGCTGGTTCCGGAGCGACGCTGTCATTGCGAGAAGTTTCGCGGATGACGATTCGTTCCGGCGTTCGCTTCGAGGGGACGATCAGGAAGCCGATTGCCGCGGCACCCGCCAGGATCGGCAAGGGGTGCCGCGACATGTGATACTTCCAATCCGTCAGTTGGCGAACTCGGACGCGAGCATCGTCAACTTCATAGGGAAGCTCCGTTCTGATCTCAGCCATTCGTTGCTTGATCGCAGCGGACTGCTTTTTGGTTGCAAGCGTGGTCGCCATGACTATTTCTTGTTACCGAAGAACAGGATTGCACCAGCGGCGATTCCGAGACCAAACGCGATGGCCAACGATTCACCGGGACGCGTGCGAACGGTGTCGGCGAGTTTGGTGCCGTACTCGCCCGACTGCGATGCGAATCGCTGGTAGTTCTGGCGAGCGTAGGCTGCCGCATCGGCGGCTGCAGCTTGTGCCGCGTCGCTGTATTGTTGAACGGTGTCAGCAGCTTGGTCGCTGAAGTTTCGGCTGAAGATGCCATCGAGGAACTTCTCGATTTCGTTTTGCGTCGCACCTGTCTTCTGTTGCACGACACCGACCAGTTGTTCAGCCGAACCACGTGCTTGTTGCAGGTCGTCTTCGGTCAATTGCCCCCAGTTCTCTTTGAGCCGGCCTTTGACTTCGTTCCAGTGACCTTGTAGTTCTTGGCGATTAACCATGAGATGGACTCCTTTTCTTGTGTTGGTCGAATTGTTTCTGCCTTCGGTTTGCGATCTCGTTTGAGATGGCGATGAAAGTGAATCGCACATGGCGGGCCAAAACGATCTAGGAATTCGGAAAGAGTTGCGGATTCCCTCGTTTGGTCGCGTTTCCCTATGGCTGGGGACTAGATCCAACTGAACGTGGAGCGAGACCATGAGTGAGCGAATGGGCGCGGCGATCCGAGCGGGTCGAAGCTTCGATGCCTTTGCGATCATGTTGGTCGCTTCTCGTTCAGTGTGCCTTTTCGTGCTTGCGTATTCCCGCAGGTGCCCTCGTAAGAAACACGAAATCAACTGTCGCGTGGTACGACGATTGCGATTGTCCGAGGCAAACACCTCAATCACCAACCAAGGACCAACCGATGTCTCGTTTAGCAATCTATGCCGTCTTGCCCGCTCTGGTTTTTGCTTCCGTCGTTCCTGTTTTCGCGGACGAACATACCCAGCCAATGCTCAAGCGATTGGCTGGGGTTTGGGAAGTCGAAGAAGGCGTGAACCAAGGCGAGGAGATTCCGGAGGACGAACTCGAAGGAACGATCATGAAGATCGAGAAGGACATGATCATCACCTACGATCGCGAGCAGCGAGAAGTCTACCGGGCTCAGTTCACCCTCGATGAAACTAAGAAGCCTGTTCAGATCGACATGATCACCGAGATGAAAGGCATGCCCCCGACGAAGTCGTTTGGGATCATCAAGATGGAAGAGGGAGATGAGTTTGAAATCTGCTACGCCTTGCCCGGTGCAGATCGTCCGAAGGAGTTTAAGTCTCCCAAGGGCAGCAAAGTCATGCTGTTTGAAGCCGAGCGTGAGGACTGATCTCGTAGCGAAGAAGCCGAGGGATTCTCAAAGCAGTTTGGAAAACAATTACAAGGAAAAGTCATGGGTCATCAATGTCTCGTCGCGGAATACGCCACCCGCGAAAAGTTGGCGGTCGCCGTCGAAGCACTTCAGAAAGACGGTTATGGAGCCGACGATTTCAGCGTCGTCACCCCATCCGACCAGTCGCACGACGTCGCAAATGAGGGTGCGAGCAACGATCGAGCGTCGTCGCCGCCGGCGGAGAAGACGACCGGTGCGGCCACGTTGGCTGGCGGTGCGATCGGTGCATTACTGGCGGCACCAACCATGATCGGGCCGTTTCTCGTCGCGGGCCCGATCGCGGGAATGGCGGCCGGAGCCGTCGGTGGTGGACTTCTCGCGTCCATGAAAACTTGGGGATTGGACGACAAGGCCAGTGCCAACTACGAGACGAATCTCAATTCGGGTTCGTCGTTGATCGTGATCGAAGGTGACAAAGCGAAACTGAATGCGGCAGCGCAAACGCTGCAGACCTGCGATCCGGTTTCGATCGACCGCTACGAGGCGTGAGGCAGGATTTTGCGGCCGGTTTTGATGAACGCTGGCTGCGCTGGCGTTTGTCAGCTTGGACCTTGCCTGTCGTGGACTGCCGGCGCAAGTACTTTAACGAGCTGTGACTATTGGGCGATGGCCGTTCGGGTTGGCTGCGTCGTGTGAACCGGTACTAACGCACTTCGGCTGATTGGCATGGTTGCTTACAGCGTCGAATCCAAGAATGCGATCGCGGCGGTTTCGTGCCAGCGACGGCGGTCATGGCCGAGGAAACCGGTGTGGCCGCCGGACTCGCATAACATCGGATGCAGCGATTCATTGCCGTCCCAGTCAATGCCTTCGAAGACTTCGGGTGCGACGACCGGATCGTCTTTCGCGTGGAGCAGCAATGTCGGCGTTCGGATTTGTTGCAGAGAATCAATCGCAGAATTTTCCGCGTAGTAGTCCTTGGCTCCCTCGTAGCCGAAACGCGGTCCGGTGAATTGATCATCGAGTTCCCAGACCGATGAGACTGATGAAAGCGTCGCCCGCTCATTGTCGGTTAGTTCTGCTGAGCTCCGTAGCAGCTCATCGCATTGCTTATGCAGAAGATACTGGTCAAACACGCGGTTCGAACCCGTTTGTAGGTTCTGAGACGTGATCTCCATGTCCAGCGGAGCGGAAACACTGACCGCGGCATCGAAGTTCGAGTTTGAGCCGGATTCGGCGAGGTACTTGAGCAGTAAGTTGGCTCCCAAAGAGAATGCGATGCATGCCAGGCCGTTCCTGGTCCACTCTGGTCGTTCTTCTTTCAGGTACTCGGTCAGATGGCACACGTCGGCGGTCAAACCCGGGTGATGAAAGCGGGCGCACTTTGAAGCTGAGCGCCCGGCGCCTCGATGATTCCAAAGTAAAACGTCGTACCCGTTCGCGTTCAGTCTTTCTCCGGCCGACCGCATGTAGCGACTGAGTGCGTGCCCTCCCATGCCGTGAAAGATGGTTACCAATGGATTGTCGGCTTTGTTATCAGTCGCCGGAAAATAAAAACCGCTCATCTCGTCGGGAGGTGTGTGGTCATCGGGAATCGACACGGCCACCGCATCCGCTCGTGATTCAAGATCGAGTTGCGGTTTCATCCATTTGACCGAAATCGTTTGCAGCCAACCTCCCAGGCAAAGCGGATGAGGCCGGAAGTCATTGAGTGCGTCGATCTCTTTCGCGACGGTGCTCGAATCTTTGTAGCTGGCTGAATCGGATTCGGGCATGACCGTCGCTTTCAACTGGGCGATACTGAATTGAAATTTCGAATGCCAATCGGTTACGCGAATCCCACGCCAACCACATTTGGAACGGTGTTTGCGTTGATTCCCCCAGAACACTCAACAATCAAATCTTACTGATGGGGACTCACGATGACACGCTCAAACCACACCATGCACGGTGCCGTGGCAATTGCTGCCACGGTGCTGACATTGATGTTTGCAATCACGATTGCCAACGCCGATGACGGAATCTTTGGAAACGATGGAGCTTCCACGGTGACCGGCGACATTCTGGAATCGCGAGGCGATTTGGCGGAGGGATTGGGACGGGGGGCCGTACTCCGTTCGCTTTCCGCGGAACGTTTTCAAGAAGCGATCGCAAAGCAACTTGAAAACAGGAAAGAGTCGGTCGAGTTGTACTACGACATCAAAGCTCTCCGCGAAGAGCAACTGAAGAAAGATCGCATGTCGGCATCCGAACGAATGAAGATCGCAAACTCGCAAAAGCCCGATCGATTGAACGAGAATCAGATCGAACGCAAAACCGGCGAGATCTATTGGCCCGAGCCGCTCGATAGTCCGGTTTTAGAACCCTATCGTCGTCCGATCGAAAAGACATTGTCGAAACGCTACCAGCCCGATGCCGAGTATCGTGAGTTCGACTTCATCAAGGTCCACCGCATGGTGAAACGCATGGAAGAAGCAATCGATTCGATCCGAGATGAATTGGACGCTCGCGAAATGGTCGCTCTAAAAGACTATCTGGTGCAGATCGATTACGAAGCCCGTTTCGACAGCAAGAACAATCGAGTCGACTTCTAAGTCGACGATGTCACTTGCCTTTTGACAAACGAGATGCCGAGGTTCGTAAGAGAGCTTCAAGGCATCCGTTTCTTCTCGGCCTGACTTCTCAGCAGAGCCGGATTGGCCAGTCATTGGCTGCGGGTCCAAACGCCCGTTTCGTTTTCACTTCGCATCCACTGTATGTCCATGTCTCGATCGATCGTTGCCATCTGCGGAATGCTGATTGGATTCTCGCTTCATTTCGGAGCCTCGACCAATCAGGTTCACGCACAAGACGAGTCTCCAACCGCCGATGATGTTGCCGCTGAGGTCACCGGCGCGGACACGGAGTCGACCAAGAAGGCAGCCCAAGTTGCCGACGAGGTTCAAGTCGATCCGGTCAACAGTGACCAACGCATCGAAACTCGCTTGCAAGAAATCATGGAAGCGACGGGTTGGTTTACGGAACCCCTCGTGGAGGTCGATCGTGGAGTCGCATTCTTAAGTGGTACGGCTGATACGACGAACCACCGCGAATGGGCCGAAGCAACAGCAATCAAGACGTCGGATGTGGTTGCGGTCGTCAATCGCGTCAAAGTCGCTGAACTGCCGCTATGGAATTTTGCACCGGCGATTGCATCGCTCAAACAGCTCGGGCGAGAGGCCACCGGTGTCTTGCCGTTGGTTCTGGTTGCGATCGCGGTTGCGATGCTGTCGTACATGTTGGCACGTGCTGGAGCGGGGTTGACGCGTTATTTCACTCGATCGCGAATTGACAGCTCGCTGTTGCGTCAGGTCGCCGGCAACGTGGTCGCGGTTTTGATATTTATCATCGGTGTTTATGTGGCCTTGCGGGTGTCGGGGCTGACACGTTTGGCCGTCACCGTGTTGGGCGGTACCGGTTTGGTTGGTTTGGCTCTTGGATTCGCCTTCCGTGATATCGCGGAGAACTATCTGGCCAGCATTCTGATCTCGCTCAATCATCCTTTTCGCGTTGGCGACCTGATTGAGGTTGAAGGGGCGAAGGGTTTCGTTCGGAAAGTCACGACGCGTGGAACCGTGCTGAACACATTGGAAGGCAACCAAATCCAAATGCCAAACAGCACCGTCTACAAAGGTAAGATCATCAACTACACCGCCACCCCGCTCAGCCGTCAGGACTTTACCGTCGGGATCGGGTTTGAAGATTCCATTGTCGAGGCCCAAGAGATCGTGATGTCGGTGCTGAACGATCATGTCGGCGTGGTCAACGACCCGGCCCCGATCGCGATCGTTGAATCTCTAGGATCGGCGACGGTCAACTTGCGAGTTTACTACTGGTTCGATCAGACGACCCACTCACCTCTAAAGGTCAGCAGCAGCGTGATCCGACTTGTCAAGCAAAAGCTCACCGAAGCCGAGATCACAATGCCCGACGAGGCTCGCGAATTGGTCTTCCCACGCGGAGTGCCCGTGCAAGTCGTGGAGAATCTACCCACCGCACCGCCATCGCTTCCCAAGCCATCGGCGTCGCGAACCGAGCCCACGCAATCGGTTGGAGAAGGCGATTTGAAAGCCGAGCAGAGCGAAGTCTTGAGAGCAACTGAAGACGATGAGATTGTCGAAGGTGAGGCGAACCTAATCGCATGAAGGCCTACCTACAGCAACTCATTTACCGAGTCAAAGGAAGCTATTGGTTCATTCCGTCTTTGATGGTCTTTTCCGCAATCGTGCTTTCGCAGTTGACGATCTGGATCGATCGTACGTTAGGGAACAGCTGGTTGCAGGACTACTGGTTCACTTCAATGAACCAACCCGATGGTGCTCGCGCGTTGTTGGCGACCGTCGCGGGATCGATGATCACGGTCGCAGGTGTCACGTTTTCGTTGACGATTCTCGCCGTCTCGCATGCGACGTCGCACTTCGGGCCTCGGCTGCTCGACAACTTCATGCGGGACCGAGGGAATCAAATCACTCTGGGGACCTTTGTCGCAACGTTTTTGTATTGCTTGCTTGTTTTGCGAGTCGTTCGCGGTGAAGCGGTTCCCGAAAGTTGGGATCTGACCGTCGAAGCATTCGTTCCGCAGTTGTCGTTGTTCGTCAGTCTGATCTTGACGATCGCGAGCGTTGGAGAATTGATCTACTTCATTCACCACGTCCCCGACAGCATCCATGTCTCGACCGTTTTGCGACGTTTGGCGACGGATATGTCTGGCAAGTTCGACGAGCTCTATCCGGAAACGCTGGGGATTGCGTTGAACGAAGACCGGGACGATCCCGTCCTTGCGAAGGACTTCCTGCACACGGTTCCGTCATCGGTGACCGGGTATTTGCAAGGCATCGATGAAGATGAACTCATGAGCTTTGCCGAGGAGCACCAGGCGGTTGTTCGGCTGAAGAAACGTCCCGGAGACTTTGTTTGTCGAAGTGAAATCATCGCCGAGGTCACGCGAACGGAAGGATGGGGAGAGGATCATCTGGATCAAGTTCGCCGCGGGTTCACAATCGGTTTTTCGCGAACGCCCACCCAAGATGTTTTTTTCATTCTCAACGAATTTGTCGAGGTCGCTACGCGGGCGTTGTCTCCAGGCGTGAATGATCCGTTCACCGCCATGCAATGCATCGATTGGTTGTCTGACGGATTGGTTCAGTTGTCACAACGGCAGCTGCCGACTCGCTACCGAACGGATGACAATGAGGAGTTGCGGATCATCACGACGGAAGTGACTCGCGCGGACTTCGTGGATGCGATGTTGTGGCAGTTGATTCCGTATGTGCGCGATGATCGCAACGCGTCGCAATACTTCGTCGCGTCGATGAAACGCGCGATCGAAATTTCCAACTGCAAGACGCTGAACGAATTGATTGAAGAAACCATCCAAACTCTTGAAGAGAGCAGCGACCGTGAAGAATGATTCTGACTCAGGTGGAGACCCAATTTGGTCGAGGTTCGCGTTCCGAGGAATTTCGGTGGCGTTGCTGTTTTTCGTTTGCTTCGCATTCACAGTGTCCGCTGGTATCGCGCACGGTCAGGAAGCCAGCGACACCGAAACCGAAGCGGAGAAGAACGCTCCGGTGGACACGGTCGCGGTGGAAGACATCGTCGATGATGAAGCCATTCGTGAACGGCTCGCAGAAATTTTCGCTGCGGCCAAGAACAGTGGTTGGCTGACTGATGCGGAAGTCAAACTTGAGAGTGGCATTGTGACCATTCAAGGCCAAGCCGATACCGAAGAACACCGGCAATGGGCGGAGACCGTCGCGAGAAAGACCGAAGGTGTGGTTGCGGTCATCAACGAATTGTCGATCGACAGTGCTGTTGATTTGGTTTCCACTCGGAACGTCGTGACGCGGTCGCTCGACTCGCTGTGGACCGACTTCTTGATTCGCTCGCCATTGCTTTTCGCGGCGTTGATCGTCGTCGTCCTGACATCTTTGTTATCAAGGTTGGTCAGTTGGGGTGTTCATCGTTTGCTTGATAAGCGAGGAATGCGTACGAGTCTAAAAGACCTCATCAATCAATTGACTTCGATCGCGATTTGGGTGATTGGATTGCTCATCGCTACCGTTGTGGCATTTCCAGGTATGACGCCCTCGAAAGCCTTGACTGTATTGGGACTCGGGTCGGTTGCGATCGGATTTGCATTCAAAGATATCTTCGAGAACTTCTTTGCCGGAATTTTGATTCTATGGGGCTATCCATTCGACCGAGGTGATTTCATTACTTGCGGAGATGTGACCGGGGAAGTGAAGCAGATCACCATCCGCAACACAATGATTCGGAAGCTCGATGGCGAGTTGGCGGTTGTCCCGAACGCGAGTCTTTTCAAAAACAACGTCGACGTTCTCACCAACCAGCCTCAACGCAGGGTTCGACTCATTTGCGGCGTTGCCTACGACGAAGACGTCGACCAATCTCGCGATGTGATCAAGCATGCGGTTCAGGGATGTGAGAGCGTGCAGGGCAAGCGGACCGTGGAAGTCTTTGCCAAGGAATTTGCTGACTCCAGCATCAATTTCGAGGTCGCTTGGTGGGCGGGATCTAAACCGCTGGACATCCGTCGTAGCCGCGATGAGGTCGTCGCCTCGATCAAACGTGATCTGGATGCCGCAGGAATTGAAATCCCATTCCCGTATCGCACGTTGACATTCAAGAACCCTGAACACCTTGGCTTCCAGTCGACTGAGTCGGCCGGCGAATCAAGCGGTTCCGACGATAGCCACTTCACTCAAACCGAAGAAAGTGAATCCTGATGGATCACACCGCATTTACCCGACGTTTCCTGCTGGCCAGCGGCATTGTCCTGTTGGTCGTTGCAATCGCTGGATTGCTCTACGTCGCACGGAACTTGTTGCCGTTGATCTTTGGATCAGTGCTAATCGCGGTTGTTCTGAACCAATTGGCCGATCTGGTTGGACGATGGAGTCCGCTGGACATGTCACGAAACATGCGAGTTGGTTTGGTGATTTCCACGATCGCGGTGTTGTCTTGTTTGACGATGTATTCGTTTGCAAACTCGGCGGCGCAGAAGGTGGCTCAGTTCAAAGACCGCATCGAAAATTCGGTGCAGGAGAGCTTTGAATCAGTCAAACAACAACCGCTGGTTGAGGATCATTTGAAGGAAGATGCGAAGCTCAGTTCGATGATGCCCTCTTCCGGAAAATCCATTGGGCTGGCCAAGAATTTCTTCACGTCCGCGTTTGGTGGGATGGCGGACTTGTTGATCCTGCTTTTTCTTTCGATCTACTTCGCTGTCAGTCCCGACAAGTACCGCGTGGGTGCGATTCGGCTGCTCCCGACCGGTTGGCGAGAAGAGACATCGAATCTGTTGACCGAATCCTCCACGATGTTGTGGCGATGGATGATCGGGCGTTTGATCGCGATGGCTTTGGTTGGAATCGTGTTCGGGATCGGTTTGGCAGTGATTGGTGTTCCGATGCCACTGGAACTGGGCGTGTTCGCTGGTTTGGTGACGTTCATTCCCAACATTGGTGGCATCGCCGCAGTCGTGCCCGCGTTGCTGCTGGCGTCGCAACAAGGATCGACAGCGCTCGTCAGCGTTCTGGCTCTCTACGTTGTGATCCAAACCATTGAAAGCTATCTCATCACACCGATGGTTCAGGAACATCAAGTCGAGCTGCCACCGGCAATGGTGATTCTGGCTCAGATCATCGGAGGCTTGATCTTTGGATTTTGGGGCATCGTTTTCGCGACGCCAATGTTCGCGGTCAGCATGCTGTGGATCAAGCAGCTTTACGTCGAAGAT
This genomic window from Rhodopirellula bahusiensis contains:
- a CDS encoding glutamate--cysteine ligase 2, with translation MSFTIPTVGVEEEYQLVDPRSGALIPNCKEVMRTIRRNGGSKEAHSEIQHELHLNQIEMASDVCSTLEEVRDALTQTRRMLIDAARSNESELASAGTNPLPVPTDDALTPKDRYQAMTDRYQQIARDLFIFGCHVHVAMEDRELGIQVMNRCRRWLPILQAITANSPFWNGVDTGYASYRRELWAQWPMAGPPAHFDSLADYQRCVDDLVACGAIKDESFLYWDIRLPTRVPTIEFRAADVMTKVEETVGYVGLIRAIVMLAVAEEEQSKPIKPIRPAVLSYAIWHAARYGMNDKLVDPVSCEMIGASELLDRLMTALQPALDATGESRPVEAFANELISNGTGADRQRRGGELSSVVAAVVTETCPNAILT
- a CDS encoding DUF4235 domain-containing protein; this translates as MQEQLEDLKDRAVDFLSDEPDGRNSGIGQAENAIAFAAALGCTFLVRQGIELGWRAALKRDPPKNPTSHEVEWREALLWGAVSGAIVGAARIASRRASSSAYRSMRSES
- a CDS encoding DUF1269 domain-containing protein — its product is MGHQCLVAEYATREKLAVAVEALQKDGYGADDFSVVTPSDQSHDVANEGASNDRASSPPAEKTTGAATLAGGAIGALLAAPTMIGPFLVAGPIAGMAAGAVGGGLLASMKTWGLDDKASANYETNLNSGSSLIVIEGDKAKLNAAAQTLQTCDPVSIDRYEA
- a CDS encoding CsbD family protein, whose product is MVNRQELQGHWNEVKGRLKENWGQLTEDDLQQARGSAEQLVGVVQQKTGATQNEIEKFLDGIFSRNFSDQAADTVQQYSDAAQAAAADAAAYARQNYQRFASQSGEYGTKLADTVRTRPGESLAIAFGLGIAAGAILFFGNKK
- a CDS encoding phage holin family protein → MPNNASIQKVLRDVLDLCELQWQLLSVDAQAAKRKLTSAAIFTSIAVALAGSALTVLLIGFGFLLDELTELSTGGALVTLAVTTFVIVGVLMFIAAKAIQAATDAMAETKSELSENVRWLKATMISPSTSARNQMRRESFRTHREPTHYYTPDQVSPLTER
- a CDS encoding YheT family hydrolase is translated as MPESDSASYKDSSTVAKEIDALNDFRPHPLCLGGWLQTISVKWMKPQLDLESRADAVAVSIPDDHTPPDEMSGFYFPATDNKADNPLVTIFHGMGGHALSRYMRSAGERLNANGYDVLLWNHRGAGRSASKCARFHHPGLTADVCHLTEYLKEERPEWTRNGLACIAFSLGANLLLKYLAESGSNSNFDAAVSVSAPLDMEITSQNLQTGSNRVFDQYLLHKQCDELLRSSAELTDNERATLSSVSSVWELDDQFTGPRFGYEGAKDYYAENSAIDSLQQIRTPTLLLHAKDDPVVAPEVFEGIDWDGNESLHPMLCESGGHTGFLGHDRRRWHETAAIAFLDSTL
- a CDS encoding M20 family metallopeptidase → MMTAEDMQDRIASLSRKHAIKTREVRRYIHRYPELSGYEYRTTEFLAEIITDLGLEPTLAEDNRGLFVDIGEARELGRTAIRADIDALPIQTLVQHDYASGTDQVMHACGHDAHAAMGYGAAAILTELASEGVAVNSRIILQPAEETSRGGLHMIRSGALQGVHSAIALHVDPTRPVGTIGIREGAFTAGCDLFTVEMSGQGGHGARPHLTGDLVGAAAQWVTDIYRRVPRAIDARDAVVINVGSLHTGNAPNVVPSSASISGTLRTLSSESAEKAKEMMAEISRSIASIHSCKIDLEFGQHTPPVINDAGVARRLRKAGIEILGEANVRDITQPSMGAEDFSFMAQQVPAAMFRLGVAGIDLGSEPLHTPKFDIDESALPIGASVLALAAIQDGPPTPAT
- a CDS encoding TIGR03067 domain-containing protein, whose protein sequence is MSRLAIYAVLPALVFASVVPVFADEHTQPMLKRLAGVWEVEEGVNQGEEIPEDELEGTIMKIEKDMIITYDREQREVYRAQFTLDETKKPVQIDMITEMKGMPPTKSFGIIKMEEGDEFEICYALPGADRPKEFKSPKGSKVMLFEAERED